The following proteins come from a genomic window of Winogradskyella sp. PC-19:
- a CDS encoding FtsL-like putative cell division protein, translated as MKKSIYGILRGTFLISDDSFKNWRVILFISGLAIIMIASAHSADKKVFEISRLSDEVKDLRSAFVDGRSKLMRLKMESTIIKKVEEKGLETSKVPPRKIKIIAQD; from the coding sequence GTGAAAAAAAGTATCTACGGCATATTAAGAGGTACATTTCTAATCAGTGATGATTCGTTCAAAAATTGGCGGGTCATTCTTTTTATTTCTGGACTAGCCATAATTATGATTGCAAGTGCTCATAGTGCAGACAAAAAAGTATTTGAAATATCAAGGTTAAGTGACGAGGTTAAGGATTTACGCTCGGCTTTTGTTGATGGTCGCTCAAAACTGATGAGATTAAAAATGGAATCTACCATTATAAAAAAAGTAGAAGAAAAAGGGTTGGAAACTTCAAAAGTTCCGCCTAGAAAAATAAAAATTATAGCACAAGATTAA
- a CDS encoding penicillin-binding protein yields the protein MFVFALAVVFKLCTIQFVDGDKYRAMAQKRSVRAFDIPANRGNVYSADGSLLATSIPKYNIGIDAVTSSNKNFNKYIKPLCDSLSVFTGKSSGSIEKKITKARNTKDQYLLLLKNLSYSEFVRVRDFPLFKLGSIRGGFVYDQTTKREHPLGGIAERSIGYERKDENNYYTRVGIDGAFGKDYLRGKNGRRLKQKIGKGEWKPIRDVNEVEPQNGYDIYTTIDVNVQDIAHHSLLGQLEKYEAEHGCVVVMDVKTGEIKAISNLGRNREGKYYERLNYAVGESHEPGSTFKVMVMMAALEDKVIDTSTVVDTKNGRKRFYGRDINDSGAGHGKISAAKALEVSSNIGLATIIDDNYKDKPLKFLNRLYSWRLNDTLGVSIIGEGIPDIPKPGDEIWSKNALPSIAYGYNMKLTPLQTLAFYNAIANDGQLIKPRFLRAVKEFDRDIEVFEKEVLVDKICSDQTLFKIKDILKNIVVRGTGKKLYSETFSMAGKTGTARTDYGDYDAWLKDRKYVSSFAGYFPAENPKYSCIVVIHKPSTKVGFYGADVSGPVFKRIAQKIYTDTPLIDEMQSVEFNNPQVVQDFEKFNSISNKYKTIMPNLVGLPAMDAVAFLENMEVKVKVKVNGSGVVTSQSISKDIKLKFNQTIVLEAS from the coding sequence ATGTTTGTCTTTGCACTTGCCGTTGTTTTTAAGTTGTGTACAATTCAGTTTGTCGACGGTGATAAATATCGTGCGATGGCGCAAAAACGTTCTGTTAGAGCATTTGATATTCCTGCGAATCGTGGTAATGTGTATTCTGCTGATGGTAGCTTGCTTGCGACATCTATTCCAAAATATAATATTGGTATAGATGCTGTAACGTCTTCAAATAAAAATTTCAATAAATACATAAAACCACTTTGTGATTCATTGTCAGTTTTTACAGGAAAGTCTTCTGGTAGTATTGAGAAAAAAATAACAAAAGCAAGAAACACAAAGGATCAGTATTTGTTATTGCTTAAAAATCTATCCTATTCGGAGTTTGTAAGAGTTCGGGATTTTCCGCTTTTTAAATTAGGATCTATACGTGGAGGTTTTGTGTATGATCAAACAACAAAACGTGAACATCCTTTAGGAGGCATTGCTGAGCGTTCGATTGGATACGAACGGAAAGACGAAAACAACTATTACACACGTGTTGGTATAGATGGTGCTTTTGGTAAGGATTATTTACGAGGTAAAAATGGTAGACGTCTTAAGCAAAAAATTGGAAAAGGTGAATGGAAACCTATTAGGGATGTCAATGAAGTAGAGCCACAGAATGGCTATGATATTTACACAACCATTGATGTAAATGTTCAAGATATAGCACACCACTCTTTGTTAGGTCAGCTGGAAAAGTATGAGGCTGAGCATGGCTGCGTAGTAGTAATGGATGTGAAAACAGGCGAAATAAAAGCTATTTCTAATTTGGGTCGTAACCGTGAAGGTAAATATTACGAGCGTCTTAATTATGCCGTAGGCGAAAGTCATGAGCCAGGTTCTACTTTTAAAGTTATGGTAATGATGGCAGCCTTAGAGGATAAGGTAATTGATACTTCTACTGTAGTTGATACTAAAAACGGACGTAAAAGATTTTATGGACGTGATATAAATGATTCTGGAGCTGGTCATGGAAAAATTTCTGCGGCAAAAGCTCTAGAAGTTTCTTCGAATATAGGTCTGGCTACTATTATTGATGATAATTATAAAGACAAACCTCTTAAGTTTTTAAATAGACTTTATTCGTGGAGATTAAATGACACATTAGGTGTTTCGATTATTGGAGAAGGTATTCCTGATATACCTAAACCAGGTGATGAGATCTGGAGTAAAAATGCATTGCCCTCTATAGCTTATGGTTACAATATGAAATTGACACCTTTGCAAACATTAGCTTTTTATAATGCTATAGCTAATGATGGTCAGTTGATTAAGCCAAGGTTCTTAAGAGCAGTTAAAGAGTTTGATAGAGATATAGAAGTTTTTGAGAAGGAAGTATTGGTAGATAAAATTTGCTCCGACCAAACACTTTTCAAAATAAAAGACATTCTAAAAAATATAGTAGTAAGAGGAACAGGAAAGAAGCTGTATTCTGAAACATTTTCAATGGCAGGAAAAACTGGCACAGCCCGAACTGACTATGGAGATTACGATGCGTGGTTAAAAGACCGAAAATATGTGTCATCATTTGCAGGATATTTTCCGGCGGAAAATCCTAAGTATTCATGTATAGTGGTTATACATAAACCAAGCACTAAAGTTGGTTTTTATGGCGCCGATGTCTCTGGGCCAGTTTTCAAACGAATCGCACAAAAAATATATACCGACACACCTTTAATTGATGAGATGCAGTCTGTCGAATTTAATAATCCTCAGGTTGTTCAAGATTTTGAGAAATTCAACTCAATTTCAAATAAATACAAAACCATTATGCCAAATTTAGTAGGTCTTCCTGCTATGGATGCTGTTGCGTTTTTGGAGAATATGGAAGTAAAAGTAAAAGTAAAAGTAAACGGAAGTGGAGTCGTTACATCACAATCTATTTCAAAAGATATAAAGCTTAAGTTTAATCAAACCATTGTTTTAGAAGCATCTTGA
- a CDS encoding alpha/beta fold hydrolase translates to MAHLLKEEGDFKYIEVGEGTPIIVLHGLMGGLSNFDGVTDFFSAKGYKVVIPELPLYTMSLLKTNVKAFANYLKKFIDFKGYDSVLLLGNSLGGHIGLYHTKLYPEKVKGLIITGSSGLYESAMGSGYTKRSDYEVIKKKAQDVFYDPEVATKDIVDEVYETVNDRNKLIKTLAIAKSAIRHNMAKDLPKMKTPTCIIWGKNDTVTPPEVADEFHELLPDSELFWIDKCGHAAMMEHPNAFNDILFGWLESRRF, encoded by the coding sequence ATGGCACACCTTTTAAAGGAAGAAGGAGATTTTAAATACATCGAAGTAGGCGAAGGAACACCAATCATAGTACTTCACGGACTTATGGGTGGACTTAGTAATTTTGATGGCGTTACTGATTTTTTCAGTGCTAAAGGTTATAAAGTAGTAATTCCAGAATTACCGCTTTACACTATGTCACTTTTGAAAACTAATGTGAAAGCTTTTGCAAATTACCTAAAGAAATTTATCGATTTCAAAGGTTATGATAGTGTATTATTACTAGGAAATTCACTAGGTGGACACATTGGACTATATCACACAAAACTATATCCTGAAAAAGTAAAAGGTCTCATAATCACTGGTAGTTCTGGGCTTTACGAAAGCGCTATGGGAAGTGGTTACACAAAACGTAGTGATTACGAAGTCATCAAGAAAAAAGCCCAAGACGTATTTTACGACCCTGAAGTAGCAACTAAAGACATTGTTGACGAAGTTTATGAAACCGTAAATGATAGAAACAAACTCATAAAAACTTTAGCAATTGCAAAAAGTGCCATTAGACACAATATGGCAAAGGATTTGCCAAAAATGAAAACTCCTACTTGCATCATTTGGGGAAAGAATGATACCGTAACACCACCAGAAGTTGCAGATGAATTTCATGAATTATTACCTGATTCAGAATTATTTTGGATTGACAAATGTGGTCATGCTGCTATGATGGAACATCCTAATGCGTTTAACGATATTCTATTTGGCTGGTTAGAATCTAGAAGGTTTTAA
- the mraZ gene encoding division/cell wall cluster transcriptional repressor MraZ, translating into MNALIGTYEVKADAKGRLMLPAVLKKQLAPVMQSGFVLKRAVFQPCLELYPMPEWEKLMQKVNKLNRFNKKNDAFIRRFTAGVKVVEVDATGRLLIPKDLLAFSGITKQTVLASAVNIVEIWDKDKYEKAIDDAALDFADLAEEVMGQDDSEHGVS; encoded by the coding sequence TTGAACGCATTAATAGGAACATACGAAGTAAAAGCAGATGCCAAAGGAAGGCTTATGCTGCCAGCTGTTTTAAAGAAACAGTTGGCTCCTGTGATGCAATCTGGTTTTGTGTTAAAAAGAGCTGTTTTTCAGCCATGTCTAGAGTTGTATCCAATGCCAGAATGGGAAAAGTTGATGCAAAAAGTAAATAAGCTCAATCGTTTTAATAAAAAGAATGATGCTTTTATTCGTCGCTTTACAGCTGGTGTCAAAGTTGTAGAGGTTGATGCTACTGGTCGATTATTGATTCCAAAAGATTTACTAGCGTTTTCTGGTATAACCAAACAAACTGTTTTGGCTTCGGCAGTTAACATTGTTGAAATATGGGATAAGGATAAGTATGAAAAAGCTATTGATGACGCAGCGCTTGATTTTGCAGATTTAGCTGAAGAGGTTATGGGACAAGATGATAGTGAACATGGAGTATCATAA
- the yihA gene encoding ribosome biogenesis GTP-binding protein YihA/YsxC: MKIKSAEFIISNSEVSKCPTQPFPEYAFIGRSNVGKSSLINMLTSRKSLAKTSGRPGKTQLINHFLINKNWFLVDLPGYGYARVSKSSKKTFQKFITNYFEKRTQLVSAFVLIDIRHKPQPIDLEFMQYLGEHEIPFSIIFTKADKLKPKTIERHVEDYCNNLLQFWEELPPHFVTSSSKTIGKEDVLGFIGETNEEIEQLRKGN, encoded by the coding sequence ATGAAAATAAAATCAGCTGAATTTATTATAAGTAACTCAGAAGTTTCAAAATGCCCTACGCAACCATTTCCTGAGTATGCATTTATTGGTCGAAGTAATGTCGGAAAATCTTCGCTAATAAACATGTTGACTAGTCGCAAGAGCTTAGCAAAGACTTCTGGAAGACCAGGAAAAACACAGCTTATTAATCATTTTCTAATTAATAAAAATTGGTTTTTGGTTGACTTGCCGGGTTATGGCTATGCAAGAGTTTCAAAGTCATCAAAAAAGACATTTCAAAAATTTATTACTAATTATTTTGAAAAACGTACCCAGTTAGTTTCTGCCTTTGTTTTAATTGATATTAGACACAAACCTCAACCGATAGACCTAGAGTTTATGCAATACTTAGGTGAACATGAAATACCTTTTTCTATCATTTTTACAAAAGCTGACAAACTAAAGCCAAAGACCATAGAAAGACACGTTGAAGATTACTGTAATAATCTATTGCAATTTTGGGAAGAACTACCACCGCATTTTGTAACATCGTCTAGCAAAACTATTGGTAAAGAAGATGTTTTAGGATTTATTGGTGAGACTAATGAAGAGATTGAGCAGCTGAGAAAGGGAAATTAA
- a CDS encoding UDP-N-acetylmuramoyl-L-alanyl-D-glutamate--2,6-diaminopimelate ligase: MKPLKDILYKVTINAVVGSTSIAINKIEFDSRKIESNDVFVAIVGAISDGHDYINKAISDGAKAIVCQMLPEDLVADITYIEVENSNKALAFMAANYYENPSENLKLVGTTGTNGKTTVSSLLYQLFKKAGYKVGLLSTVKIMVDNTEYKATHTTPDSLTINKYLQLMSEDGVEFCFMEVSSHGIHQSRTEGLYFTGGIFTNLSHDHLDYHNSFAEYRDVKKAFFDALPKTAFCLVNTDDKNSLVMIQNTNAKKYTYALKTYADYKAQILENQFGGLLLKLNDNEVWTKLIGNFNAYNLLAIYATSELLGLDNEESLRYISELESVSGRFEYFVSEEKITAIVDYAHTPDALKNVLETINAIRTKNEELITVVGCGGDRDAEKRPKMGHIASALSTKVIFTSDNPRTENPQTIIENIEAGVEPQNFKKVVSILDRKQAIKTACQMAQPNDIILIAGKGHETYQEINGKRSDFDDYKVVAKLLRQLQK; this comes from the coding sequence TTGAAACCTTTAAAAGACATATTGTATAAGGTTACTATTAACGCAGTTGTGGGTAGCACTAGCATTGCTATAAATAAAATTGAATTCGATTCACGAAAGATAGAATCTAATGATGTTTTTGTAGCGATTGTTGGTGCTATTTCTGATGGACACGATTATATCAACAAGGCTATTAGTGATGGTGCTAAAGCAATTGTATGTCAGATGTTACCAGAAGATTTGGTGGCTGATATTACATACATAGAAGTCGAAAATTCTAATAAAGCTTTAGCCTTTATGGCAGCCAATTATTACGAAAATCCTTCAGAAAATTTAAAGTTAGTCGGTACAACAGGAACTAACGGAAAAACTACTGTTAGTTCTCTATTATACCAGTTATTTAAAAAAGCAGGTTATAAAGTTGGGTTGTTATCTACGGTAAAAATTATGGTAGATAATACAGAGTATAAGGCGACACATACCACGCCAGATTCTTTAACTATAAACAAGTACTTACAGTTAATGAGCGAAGATGGTGTAGAATTCTGCTTTATGGAAGTGAGTTCTCATGGTATTCATCAAAGTAGAACTGAAGGGTTGTATTTTACTGGCGGAATTTTCACAAACTTATCTCACGACCATTTAGATTACCATAATTCATTTGCGGAATATAGAGATGTGAAGAAAGCGTTTTTTGATGCTTTGCCAAAAACGGCATTTTGCTTGGTGAATACTGATGATAAAAACAGTCTGGTAATGATCCAAAACACCAATGCAAAAAAATATACTTACGCTTTAAAAACGTATGCAGATTACAAGGCTCAAATCTTAGAAAATCAATTTGGAGGATTGCTTTTAAAGTTGAATGATAATGAGGTTTGGACAAAACTAATTGGAAATTTTAACGCCTATAATTTGTTGGCAATTTATGCCACTTCAGAATTGTTGGGGTTAGATAATGAAGAAAGTTTAAGATACATAAGTGAGTTAGAAAGTGTAAGCGGACGTTTCGAATATTTTGTGTCCGAAGAGAAAATTACAGCTATTGTTGATTATGCGCATACACCAGATGCACTAAAAAACGTGCTAGAAACTATCAATGCGATACGGACTAAAAACGAAGAATTGATTACAGTCGTGGGTTGTGGTGGTGATAGAGATGCCGAAAAAAGACCTAAAATGGGACATATAGCTTCAGCTTTAAGCACAAAGGTCATTTTTACAAGTGATAACCCTAGAACGGAAAATCCTCAAACAATTATAGAAAATATTGAAGCTGGTGTAGAACCTCAGAATTTTAAAAAAGTAGTTTCAATTTTAGATAGAAAACAGGCTATAAAGACGGCGTGTCAAATGGCGCAACCCAATGATATTATTCTTATTGCTGGTAAGGGTCACGAAACCTATCAAGAGATAAATGGTAAAAGATCAGATTTTGATGATTATAAAGTCGTAGCGAAATTATTAAGGCAATTGCAAAAGTAA
- the rsmH gene encoding 16S rRNA (cytosine(1402)-N(4))-methyltransferase RsmH, with protein MEYHNAVLLKETVDGLNIKPDGVYVDVTFGGGGHSLEILKRLGPNGRLYAFDQDADALGNAIDDDRFTLINENFRYVKRFLKFHGVKEVDGILADFGVSSHQFDVAERGFSTRFEADLDMRMNQDSALSAFDVVNTYEEEDLKQVLLQYGELRQAPAMARVIVEERKNHEIKTSEQLKRVLKRFLNHRKENKVLAQIYQAIRIEVNQEIEVLKELLQQTPEILKVNGRLSFISYHSLEDRLVKRYIRNGLFEGEPERDMFGNFEVPLKKVGGLIVPSKEEIKINNRARSAKLRIAEKL; from the coding sequence ATGGAGTATCATAATGCAGTTTTACTAAAAGAAACAGTCGATGGTCTTAATATAAAGCCAGATGGTGTTTATGTTGATGTCACTTTTGGTGGTGGTGGCCATAGTCTAGAGATTTTAAAAAGGCTTGGGCCAAATGGAAGACTTTACGCTTTTGATCAAGATGCAGATGCATTAGGTAATGCTATTGATGACGATAGATTTACACTTATAAACGAAAATTTTAGATATGTAAAGCGTTTTTTGAAATTTCATGGCGTAAAAGAAGTTGATGGAATCCTTGCTGATTTCGGGGTCTCTTCTCATCAGTTTGATGTTGCGGAACGAGGGTTTTCTACAAGGTTCGAAGCAGATTTGGATATGCGGATGAATCAGGATAGCGCACTTTCAGCTTTCGATGTCGTAAATACTTATGAAGAAGAAGATTTGAAACAAGTATTGCTTCAATATGGTGAGTTAAGGCAAGCGCCAGCAATGGCAAGAGTGATAGTTGAAGAAAGAAAAAATCATGAAATAAAAACAAGCGAACAGCTTAAGAGAGTTTTAAAACGCTTTCTAAATCATAGAAAAGAAAATAAAGTATTAGCTCAGATTTATCAGGCTATACGAATAGAGGTAAACCAAGAGATTGAGGTTTTAAAAGAATTGTTGCAGCAAACGCCAGAGATATTAAAAGTTAATGGTCGGTTAAGTTTTATCTCTTACCATTCTCTAGAAGATAGATTGGTAAAACGCTATATAAGAAACGGTTTGTTTGAAGGTGAACCAGAGCGAGATATGTTTGGCAATTTCGAAGTGCCACTAAAAAAAGTAGGAGGACTGATAGTTCCTTCAAAAGAGGAAATTAAAATTAATAACAGAGCACGAAGTGCAAAACTAAGGATAGCAGAGAAATTGTGA